The window TCAGGAGAACCGACGCTCAATAGCGGCATCGGAAACCTGATTCATGAGATTAAAAAAATGACGAACATTCCGGTTGCCGTTTTGACAAACGGGTCATTGCTGTGGATACCGGACGTTCAAGATACGCTCATGGAAGCGGATGTCGTATTGCCCTCCCTGGATGCCGGAGATGCCATGTTATTTGAGTATGTGAACCGGCCCTGCGAAGATTTGGTGTTTGAACAAGTAATCGATGGGATCGCCGATTTTACCAAGTCCTTCCCCGGCGAGGTCTGGCTTGAGGTGTTGCTGCTGGCGGGCGTGACGGGAGTCCAGGCGGAGGTAAACAAAATCGCCGAACTGGCAAAGCGTATCGGCCCTGCGAGAACGCACCTCAATACGGTGTGCCGCCCGCCCTCGGAGGACTTCGCGTTTGTCTTGACCGGGGATCAGTTGTCCCCTCTCAGGAATTCGTTCGGCGGCCGGGTAGAAGTGATCATGGAGGAATACGCCCGGGAGGTTGCCGTGGACCGGGCGGCCAAAACACGGGTCGGCGACATCCTGGCCCTGCTGAGCAGACGCCCCTGCACGTCATCCGAAGTGGCAAGCGGCTTGGGTATCCATGCAACGGAAGTCATGAAGTACATGGAGCACCTGACTGATACGGGAAAATTGAGACGCATGCCGAGTGCAGGACGCTATTTTTACGCTCTGTCACATCCGGGGAAGGTTGACGGCAAGGGAAAGACATGATGGATCGCAACCACAAGACGGCGGATCGCTATGTGGAGTCTTGCCGGAAGGATTTCTGGCAGGAGGTATTTCAATTTGAACTGCGTTACCTTATTACACATCTGGCCGGATGCCGTGATATTCTGAGCGTCGGCTGCGGTCCGGCCATAATCGAAGGCGACCTGTTGAAATACGGCTTCCGCGTGACCGGCCTGGATGTTTCCCGGGAAGCCCTGAAACATGCCCCCGATGAAATTCGGACGATTGCCGCGCCCATTGAAGATGCGCCTGTATCGATGTCTTCCTTCGACGCGGTCATCTATGTGGTTTCTCTGCAATTCATCGAGGATTATCGCAAAGCGCTGGAAAAGACTGTCGTCATTTTGCGTCCCGGCGGAAGAATCGTCGTCATGATGCTCAACCCGGAATCGGACTTTTTCAGGGAAAAAATGGATGATCCCGATTCCTATGTCCGTCAGATCAGGCATCGAGACTTAAAGGAGTTGGAAAAGGCCATCTCAGAGTATTTCGATACCACCTCGGAATATGTCATGGGCATCCGTGGGGAAGAAATCTTTGAAAGTCAGGACCCGCTCCGGGCGGCCCTGTATGTCGTCCATGGAACCAAACCTCCCGGATCGGGAAAGGATGAAGAAACGTGAAAGAACTGGTTGTCATCAGCGGCAAGGGAGGAACGGGCAAGACAAGCCTGGTGGCATCCCTGGCCTGCCTGGCCGAGAGGCCCGTCATTGCCGATTGCGACGTCGATGCGGCGGATCTGCATCTGGTTCTGGTGCCGCAGGTAAAGGAACGGCATGATTTTTACGGAGGCCATGAAGCCGTTGTGCGTCCCGATGTTTGCACCGGTTGCGGGGTCTGTGCCGAATTCTGCCGTTTTGAGGCAATCAGCGAAACGCGGACATCAGAGGGGAATATCGTGTTTCAGGTTGATCCGATTGACTGCGAGGGCTGCGGGGTCTGTGTCCGGTTTTGTCCCGTCCAGGCGATTGATTTTCCGGAATGCCTCTGCGGTGAATGGATGGTTTCCGAAACACCATACGGCCCCATGGTTCACGCCCGGCTGGGTGTGGCTGCGGAAAATTCCGGGAAACTGGTTTCCATGGTTCGGCGCGAAGCGGCTCGTATTGCATCCGAAAAAAAGCACAGTCGGATAATCGTTGACGGCCCCCCGGGAATCGGCTGTCCGGTTATCGCCTCCATCACCGGCGCAAGCCGGGTGCTGGTGGTAACGGAACCGACCGTTTCGGGGAAGCATGATCTGGAACGCGTTCTTTCCCTTGCAAAACATTTCGATATCCCCGCCGCTGTTTGTGTGAACAAGTGGGACCTGAACCCTTCCATGACGGAAAAAATCGAGACATTCGCCACCGCTCTGGGATCAGAGGTTGTCGGACGAATTCGTTATGATCGCGCCGTCACGCTGGCGCAAATGCAGGCCCGTGCCGTGGTGGAAACCGACGCGCCTTGCGCGGAGGATATTAAAAACGTCTGGCATGCATTGCATTTCTGAGGATAAATCCCGAAATCGGCCGATCCCCTCGTACAACGGGATCAAGGAAGGTGCAGGGCATGGTACGACGCCGTTACGTGAACGTCTTTCTAACTCCGCTGCACACAAACCGTTCAATCCACATAATCCATTGACCCCACGAGCTATTTATGCTATCCGCCGGGAACGGTCCGTAACAGATGGGATCCCGTCTCGGACCGTTGGCCCGCTGAGACGCATGGCACCGGCTGTGCGTATGGATTCGGCTACATCGCCCGGGTGCGGGACAAACCGGAATTCCCCTCTGGAGGATGGCGCAGGTTCTGCTCTGTGCGGCCTCTCGCCCGCCTCCCGTGTTCGGCCCGCATATCGGTTCATCGTCCGTTACAATCCCAGGCTATGTACACGCCAGAATCTTTTCATGAAACCGCGATGTCCGCCCTACAGGGCGACGGAAAAGAGAGGAACGAGCCATTAAAATATTAGGCATTTCCGCATTTTACCATGATTCCGCCGCCGCCATGTTAGTAAGGGGGGAAGTTGTCGCCGCGGCCCAGGAAGAGAGATTCACGCGGATTAAGCACACGCCGGATTTTCCCGGCAATGCCATCAGGTATTGCCTTGAGTACTCAGGATTCGGCATAGACGAACTGGATGCCGTGGTTTTTTACGACAAGCCGCTGCTGAAATTCGAAAGGCTTCTTGAAACCTACTACGCCTTCGCCCCCAAGGGGCTGCGACAGTTCGTCACAGCCATACCGGTATGGCTGAAGGAAAAAATGTTTCTGAAAAAATTGCTTTATGGGGGCTTGGCGGACATCGAACAATACGACAAAAAGAATTTACGCCTTCTGTTTTCAGAACATCACCTCTCCCATGCGGCAAGCGCGTTTTACCCGTCACCTTTTGAAGAAGCCGCCATACTGACGGTGGACGGTGTCGGCGAGTGGGCGACGGCGGCAATTTCCCACGGCAGGAATGAAAAAATCACAATCCTCAAGGAAATGCGTTTCCCTCATTCCGTGGGGCTGCTTTACTCCGCATTTACCTATTATCTCGGCTTCAGAGTCAATTCCGGTGAGTACAAGTTAATGGGTCTGGCTCCCTACGGAAACCCCCTTGCGCAACAAACCGCTGAATTCATCGATTTAATCAAGAATAACATGGTGCTGATCAAGGAAGACGGGTCAATCTGGTTAAACCAAGATTATTTTGATTACGCCACGGGTCTGAGAATGGTCAACGAAAAGCGATGGAAGGAGCTTTTCGGGTTTCCTGCCGTCGAACCGGATGGGAAAATTGAGCAGAAGCATTGCAATCTCGCTTACGCGATTCAGAAAGTCACGGAAGAGATTGTCCTGAAAATGGCAAGAGAAGCGAAGAGAGTGACCAGGTCAGACCGTTTGTGCCTGTCCGGCGGCGTTGCCTTGAATTGCGTGGCGAATGGCAAACTGCTGAAGGAAAACATATTCAGGGATATGTACATTCAGCCGGCGGCGGGTGACGCGGGCGGTGCTTTAGGCGCGGCGCAAATCGCACATTACATGTACTTTGAACAGAGGCGTAGCGTTTCATCCAATGGAGACGCCATGCAGGGTTCCTATCTAGGGCCCGACTTTTCCGACAAGGAAGCCGTAACGGCCTTTAAGCGGCATAAGGCAGTCTATCAGCTTGTTGCCTCGTATGATGATCTGTGCCGGGAAATCGCCGAATTGATTGACCAAGGCCATGTGGTGGGCTGGTTCCAGGGAAGAATGGAATTTGGGCCGAGAGCCCTGGGTAACCGAAGCATACTGGCGGATCCCAGAAACACGGAAATGCAGAGGAAACTCAATCTTAAAATCAAATACC is drawn from Deltaproteobacteria bacterium and contains these coding sequences:
- a CDS encoding radical SAM protein, which encodes MNPSGFKRIYGPVLSRRLGRSLGVDLVPYKTCSYDCIYCQLGKTTEKTRLRQEYVATGLVLEELCEKLTWKEKIDFITLAGSGEPTLNSGIGNLIHEIKKMTNIPVAVLTNGSLLWIPDVQDTLMEADVVLPSLDAGDAMLFEYVNRPCEDLVFEQVIDGIADFTKSFPGEVWLEVLLLAGVTGVQAEVNKIAELAKRIGPARTHLNTVCRPPSEDFAFVLTGDQLSPLRNSFGGRVEVIMEEYAREVAVDRAAKTRVGDILALLSRRPCTSSEVASGLGIHATEVMKYMEHLTDTGKLRRMPSAGRYFYALSHPGKVDGKGKT
- a CDS encoding class I SAM-dependent methyltransferase, whose product is MMDRNHKTADRYVESCRKDFWQEVFQFELRYLITHLAGCRDILSVGCGPAIIEGDLLKYGFRVTGLDVSREALKHAPDEIRTIAAPIEDAPVSMSSFDAVIYVVSLQFIEDYRKALEKTVVILRPGGRIVVMMLNPESDFFREKMDDPDSYVRQIRHRDLKELEKAISEYFDTTSEYVMGIRGEEIFESQDPLRAALYVVHGTKPPGSGKDEET
- a CDS encoding 4Fe-4S binding protein, translating into MKELVVISGKGGTGKTSLVASLACLAERPVIADCDVDAADLHLVLVPQVKERHDFYGGHEAVVRPDVCTGCGVCAEFCRFEAISETRTSEGNIVFQVDPIDCEGCGVCVRFCPVQAIDFPECLCGEWMVSETPYGPMVHARLGVAAENSGKLVSMVRREAARIASEKKHSRIIVDGPPGIGCPVIASITGASRVLVVTEPTVSGKHDLERVLSLAKHFDIPAAVCVNKWDLNPSMTEKIETFATALGSEVVGRIRYDRAVTLAQMQARAVVETDAPCAEDIKNVWHALHF
- a CDS encoding carbamoyltransferase gives rise to the protein MKILGISAFYHDSAAAMLVRGEVVAAAQEERFTRIKHTPDFPGNAIRYCLEYSGFGIDELDAVVFYDKPLLKFERLLETYYAFAPKGLRQFVTAIPVWLKEKMFLKKLLYGGLADIEQYDKKNLRLLFSEHHLSHAASAFYPSPFEEAAILTVDGVGEWATAAISHGRNEKITILKEMRFPHSVGLLYSAFTYYLGFRVNSGEYKLMGLAPYGNPLAQQTAEFIDLIKNNMVLIKEDGSIWLNQDYFDYATGLRMVNEKRWKELFGFPAVEPDGKIEQKHCNLAYAIQKVTEEIVLKMAREAKRVTRSDRLCLSGGVALNCVANGKLLKENIFRDMYIQPAAGDAGGALGAAQIAHYMYFEQRRSVSSNGDAMQGSYLGPDFSDKEAVTAFKRHKAVYQLVASYDDLCREIAELIDQGHVVGWFQGRMEFGPRALGNRSILADPRNTEMQRKLNLKIKYREGFRPFAPSVLFEDKHDFFDLPTASPYMLLIAEVKKERRKPLPDNYNELDLWEKLYYERSDVQSITHLDFSARVQTVHKETNDRFWRLINAFKEKTGYGILVNTSFNVRGEPIVCTPEDAYKCFMHTEMDYLVVNNFLLKKMDQPDWENREKWTVQFKKD